From Arthrobacter sp. FW306-2-2C-D06B, a single genomic window includes:
- a CDS encoding aldehyde dehydrogenase family protein → MTSTATESATSARKEVAAAQHLINGEWTGEPEIQRINPARPDELAALSPRGTADDVDAAITAAAAAQPAWAALPAPARGAILMAAGNLLLERQSAIAEDLVREEGKTLTEAKGEVKRASDVLRFFGSLGWAATGEVLPSGLPDTTITTRREPLGVVGLITPWNFPIAIPAWKAAPALISGNAVVIKPAELTPLSATHLARALQDAGLPAGVFNVIHGKGRVVGDALARDPRIAGLSFTGSTKVGLGLQEILNARRARVQLEMGGKNGVLVLDDADPRKAAAVVAAGAFGLTGQACTATSRVYVTPGVRDAFLEALVVEAAGYTAGDGLDGAKMGAVVSSQQFEQDQAAVRTAVERGATLLHGEYDGDPSGALLFPAAVLTDIPRDDAAVTEEIFGPVVAVLEVPDYEAGLAAINDSRYGLTAGICTDSLALATDFAARAQAGVIKVNRPTAGLDLNVPFGGVKDSSTNTFREQGKSALDFFTWGKTVYTGV, encoded by the coding sequence ATGACTTCCACCGCCACCGAATCCGCAACGTCCGCCCGCAAAGAGGTTGCCGCAGCGCAGCACCTGATCAACGGCGAATGGACCGGAGAGCCCGAAATCCAGCGAATCAACCCGGCCCGCCCGGACGAACTCGCCGCCCTCTCCCCGCGAGGCACCGCCGACGACGTCGACGCGGCCATCACAGCCGCTGCCGCCGCCCAGCCGGCGTGGGCAGCGTTGCCCGCCCCCGCCCGCGGCGCCATCCTCATGGCCGCAGGCAACCTGCTCCTTGAGCGCCAAAGCGCGATCGCCGAGGACCTCGTCCGCGAGGAAGGCAAAACCCTCACTGAAGCCAAGGGAGAGGTCAAGCGCGCCTCGGACGTGCTGCGCTTCTTCGGCTCCCTCGGCTGGGCCGCCACCGGCGAAGTGCTTCCCAGTGGCCTCCCGGACACCACGATCACCACCCGGCGCGAGCCGCTCGGCGTCGTCGGGCTCATCACCCCTTGGAACTTCCCCATCGCGATCCCGGCATGGAAGGCCGCCCCCGCCCTCATTAGCGGCAACGCCGTGGTCATCAAGCCTGCAGAACTCACCCCGCTCTCGGCGACGCACCTTGCCCGCGCCCTGCAGGACGCCGGGCTGCCCGCCGGAGTATTCAACGTCATCCACGGCAAGGGCCGCGTAGTCGGAGACGCTTTGGCACGCGATCCCCGCATCGCAGGGCTGTCCTTCACCGGATCCACCAAAGTGGGGCTCGGACTCCAGGAAATCCTGAATGCCCGCCGCGCCCGCGTCCAGCTCGAAATGGGCGGCAAGAACGGCGTCCTGGTGCTCGACGACGCCGATCCGCGGAAGGCCGCCGCGGTAGTCGCAGCCGGCGCGTTCGGACTCACGGGCCAGGCGTGCACTGCAACGTCGCGCGTCTACGTCACGCCGGGCGTCCGGGACGCGTTCCTCGAAGCCCTTGTTGTAGAGGCCGCGGGCTACACCGCCGGTGACGGGCTCGACGGCGCCAAGATGGGCGCTGTGGTGAGCAGCCAGCAGTTCGAACAGGACCAGGCCGCGGTGCGCACCGCCGTCGAACGCGGAGCGACCCTCCTCCACGGAGAGTACGACGGCGACCCCTCCGGCGCGCTGCTCTTCCCGGCCGCAGTGCTCACCGACATTCCCCGTGACGACGCTGCCGTGACGGAGGAAATCTTCGGTCCGGTGGTCGCGGTCCTGGAGGTCCCCGATTACGAGGCCGGACTCGCCGCGATCAACGACTCCCGGTACGGCCTCACCGCAGGCATCTGCACCGACTCCCTGGCCCTCGCCACGGACTTCGCCGCGCGGGCGCAGGCAGGCGTGATCAAGGTCAACCGCCCCACGGCTGGCCTGGACTTGAACGTGCCGTTCGGTGGCGTGAAGGACTCCTCCACGAACACCTTCCGCGAGCAGGGCAAGTCCGCACTGGACTTCTTCACCTGGGGCAAGACCGTTTACACCGGTGTGTAG
- a CDS encoding SDR family oxidoreductase, whose product MDFGISGKTAFVAASTGGLGLAVARGLAAEGVRVAITGRRGELAEKIAAELQADGHSAVAVEADLSTPDGVTAAVERAVELLGPIDILVLNGPGPKPGAAASLGADDIAAAFELLVKPHHALVSKILPGMRERRWGRILAIGSSGVVAPLPNLAVSNTGRAALAGYLKTLAAEVALDAVTVNMILPGRIATDRVAELDRAAAKRRGTTPEEIQLESRKTIPARRYGEPQEFGAAGAFLCSAPASYITGVALRCDGGLIRSL is encoded by the coding sequence ATGGACTTCGGAATCAGTGGAAAAACCGCCTTCGTCGCCGCCTCCACAGGCGGGCTGGGACTGGCCGTCGCCCGCGGCCTCGCGGCCGAAGGCGTCCGTGTTGCCATCACCGGCCGCCGCGGCGAGCTGGCCGAGAAGATCGCGGCGGAACTGCAGGCTGACGGCCACAGCGCCGTGGCGGTCGAAGCGGACCTGAGCACCCCGGACGGAGTGACCGCCGCCGTCGAACGCGCCGTGGAACTGCTCGGCCCTATCGACATCCTCGTCCTCAACGGCCCAGGTCCCAAGCCCGGGGCGGCAGCGAGCCTTGGCGCCGACGACATCGCCGCTGCGTTCGAGTTGCTCGTGAAGCCGCACCACGCCCTTGTCTCGAAGATCCTTCCGGGGATGCGGGAGCGGCGCTGGGGACGGATCCTGGCCATCGGATCCAGCGGCGTCGTGGCACCCCTGCCCAACCTTGCCGTCTCCAACACGGGCCGTGCAGCGTTGGCCGGTTACCTCAAGACCCTTGCCGCGGAAGTGGCCCTCGACGCCGTCACGGTCAACATGATCTTGCCCGGACGTATCGCCACCGATCGCGTTGCCGAACTGGACCGGGCGGCGGCCAAACGCCGCGGCACCACCCCAGAGGAAATCCAACTCGAATCGCGCAAGACCATCCCTGCCCGACGCTACGGCGAACCGCAGGAGTTCGGCGCCGCCGGAGCGTTCCTCTGCAGCGCCCCCGCATCCTACATCACCGGCGTCGCGCTTCGCTGCGACGGAGGCTTGATCCGGAGCCTCTAG